In the genome of Sinorhizobium chiapasense, the window GGCCGTCATGCCGCTGCCCGGCGCGGATTCGATTGCCGGCTCGGGGGCATCGAAGCCGCCGCCGAAACTGCCACCGGCGTCGAAGGCGCCGGTCACTCCCGCATCGGCGAAGTCGCCGCCGAAACTGTCCGCCCCGAAGTCGCCACCGAATGCGCTCGAGCCATCGGCCGTGCCACCAAAGTCGCCGCCGAATTCTGTTGCCAAGTCCAGCGCGCCGGTGGAGGTGAAGTCGGCGCCAAAATCCGCCGCCTGCTCGCCATCCTTCTTGAGAACGCCGCGCAGGTCGTCGATCGCCTGGTCGAGCTCCGTGTCTTCGACGGCGAATGCGGCCTGTTCTTGGATGGGTGCTGCTTTCTTGGGTGCCATGTGCGAATTATTCCAGTTGAAGCTTGCCTCAGGCATTCTGCCGAGAGAGGGCGGGCTGTTAACTCATGATGTGGCGAAGAATGTCCTGTTCGGAGCCGTGCGTATCCTTGACTCGGACCGTGTATTTCGCGCCGGACCGTCCGAACTCGCAGACATAGAGCTCGCGTCCGTTGGCGTTTACGTCCACGCGAACGTCCTGGCCGTCATGAAACGGGATCACATCTCCCGGTTGCAGACGGCTGATCGTATCAAGCGTCAGGCTTTCCAACCGGATGCGTGCCTCGAGCGTCACGGCGGAGCGACGAACCTGTTCCTCGAGCTGTTCCGCCCATTCCGGCTTGCCCGTATCAGCCTGGCCGGCACCCCTGAACGGGACGATCTGTGTCTTGAGGAGAACGCTTTGGGGAACAACCACCGAAAAGGTCGACAGCACCGGCCCAAGGCCGATCGTCATATCGATGGAGGCCGCGAAAACGTCCACCATCGCCGGATCGGATTTGGGGCGTGCTTCGCTGTTGTATGGACGGCCGACGACAGGCTCGAAGCCACCCGGCGCGTTCACCGCTAGGCGCAGCACATCGGCGATTTTTTCGAAGACAGGCACCGCGACGTCGATCTCGATCTGCGACATCGACCGGGGCTGCGGTTCTCCGATGCTCATGGGCTCGGCGCCGAGCAAGGCTTCGACGAGGGTGATGAGAACCGGACTGTCGCAACCGATCTGGAAATCCTGGCACCAGTTGCGCAGCGAAGCGTCGGCTAGCAGCACGCCGTCTCCAAGACCGGCAATCAGCTCGTTCCTGAGACCGGTCTTGAAACCGGCATAGCCGATTGCAATGTCGTGACCGGTCTCGGCCTTATATATGCCCGGAAGCAATTCGCCGAAGACCTGGCCGAGTTCGAGTGCGGTGCGGCCGATGGTCTTGTCGTCGCCGAGCGCGCCGATCATGCGCGCAAGCAGCCTCTTGTCGAATGCGTAGACGTTCGTTGCCGAGCTCAGGTTCATGTTATGCCGCCTTGCTTTCGCTGCCGCCGCCCGGGTTCATCATCTCCTGCTCGACTGCGTCGATGGACGGCCGCTCGTAGGCGGAGATGGTCTTGCGGCCATATTCGAGCGCGACCTGCGGAACCGAGCCGTTCATGTAGGCAAGCAGCGTTTGCTTGACGATGACGTAGAGGCGGTTCTGCTTCTCGCGCACGGCCTTGATGTTTGCGACGAGCGGGCCGACGATCGAATAGGAGAGGAAGACGCCGAGCAGGGTTCCGACGAGTGCGGCGGCGATCTTGGCTCCAAGCACTTCCGGGGCCTCGTTGATAGCGCCCATCGCCTTTATGACACCGAGAACCGCTGCAACGATACCGATCGCCGGCAGCGCATCGCCCATGATCGTCAGGGAGTGATAGCACTTCATCTTGTCATGGGTGATCGTCTGGATCTCCTCGTCCATCAGCGCCTCGATCTCGTGCGAGCGGGCATTGCCGATGATGATCAGTCGTACATAGTCACAGATGAAGGCGGTCAGTTCCTTGTTCTGCAGGACGGTCGGCGCGGACTGGAAGATCGAGGATTCCTCCGGGTTGTCGATGTGGCTCTCGATCTCGTTGCGGGACTTGGTCCTGAGATCGCGCATCAGGCTGTAGAGCACCCCGAGCGTATCGAGGTAGTGGCGCTCCTTCGGCACCTTGTGCCGGAAGGCTTCGCCGAGCGCCTTGCCGGTGTCTTTCACGACCTTCATCGAGTTGGCCATGATGAAGCCGCCGATGCCGGCCCCGCCGATGATCATCAGCTCGAAAGGCTGGTTCAGCACTTCCAGGTGGCCGCCCATCGCGAGATATCCGCCGAGGATACAGCCGAAGGTCACAAGAAGCCCGATGATGATGTTCATTGTCGATACCTGTCGCGATCGTGGTTTTCCGTTGATGGAATAGGGATTCATCCTTGCGTGAAGCTGTTCGTAGAGCCCTCTTGAGACCCGCGCGCGGAACAGGTTCGCGCAAGCCAGTCAGGTCAGGATTTGCGAGGTCGGGCCAAGTGGCGCCCGGCTTTATTCCGGACAGGGCGAAGCGATCGTGACCACGACCTATACGAGCTACAAGCTGATCACCGCCGATCTGACGAAATCGCTGGAGCGCGTTTCCGAGCAGCCGGACGTTGCCCGCGAGACGGAATATTATCTGGCGAAGATCGGCAGCATCAAAACCATCGACGATTTTTTCGCCGATAGCCGGCTCTACAACTACGCGATGAAGGCGCACGGCCTCGAAGACATGGCCTATGCGAAGGCCTTCATGCGCAAGGTGCTTTCCGAGGGCATCGACAGCGACGACGCCTTTGCCAACAAGCTGACGGATGGTCGTTATAAGGCACTGGTCGAATCCCTGAACTTCGCCCGCAACGGCGAGGCGGCGACCTCATTCGACCGCGCGCAAAGTGGCGTTGCCGACAAATATGCGCGCCAGACGCTGGAACAGAACGCCGGCGAGGAAAATGCCGGCGTGCGGCTGGCGCTCTATTTCTCGCGCATGGCACCGACGATCACGAGTGGCTACGCCATCATCGCCGACGAGGCGCTGGCACAGGTTGTGCGAACAGCTCTGCAACTGCCCGAGGAGTTCTCGGCGACCGATGTGGATCGCCAGGCCGAGGCCTATGAGGCGGCGATCGATCTCAAGGACTTCCAGGATCCCGAGAAACTGGCGGCGTTTCTCGACCGCT includes:
- a CDS encoding FliM/FliN family flagellar motor switch protein, which encodes MNLSSATNVYAFDKRLLARMIGALGDDKTIGRTALELGQVFGELLPGIYKAETGHDIAIGYAGFKTGLRNELIAGLGDGVLLADASLRNWCQDFQIGCDSPVLITLVEALLGAEPMSIGEPQPRSMSQIEIDVAVPVFEKIADVLRLAVNAPGGFEPVVGRPYNSEARPKSDPAMVDVFAASIDMTIGLGPVLSTFSVVVPQSVLLKTQIVPFRGAGQADTGKPEWAEQLEEQVRRSAVTLEARIRLESLTLDTISRLQPGDVIPFHDGQDVRVDVNANGRELYVCEFGRSGAKYTVRVKDTHGSEQDILRHIMS
- the motA gene encoding flagellar motor stator protein MotA, translating into MNIIIGLLVTFGCILGGYLAMGGHLEVLNQPFELMIIGGAGIGGFIMANSMKVVKDTGKALGEAFRHKVPKERHYLDTLGVLYSLMRDLRTKSRNEIESHIDNPEESSIFQSAPTVLQNKELTAFICDYVRLIIIGNARSHEIEALMDEEIQTITHDKMKCYHSLTIMGDALPAIGIVAAVLGVIKAMGAINEAPEVLGAKIAAALVGTLLGVFLSYSIVGPLVANIKAVREKQNRLYVIVKQTLLAYMNGSVPQVALEYGRKTISAYERPSIDAVEQEMMNPGGGSESKAA
- a CDS encoding DUF1217 domain-containing protein; translated protein: MTTTYTSYKLITADLTKSLERVSEQPDVARETEYYLAKIGSIKTIDDFFADSRLYNYAMKAHGLEDMAYAKAFMRKVLSEGIDSDDAFANKLTDGRYKALVESLNFARNGEAATSFDRAQSGVADKYARQTLEQNAGEENAGVRLALYFSRMAPTITSGYAIIADEALAQVVRTALQLPEEFSATDVDRQAEAYEAAIDLKDFQDPEKLAAFLDRFTALWEVNNSTDSYDPLAVFGSSSGYGISSDLLLSINSLKLGGR
- the fliN gene encoding flagellar motor switch protein FliN, with the protein product MAPKKAAPIQEQAAFAVEDTELDQAIDDLRGVLKKDGEQAADFGADFTSTGALDLATEFGGDFGGTADGSSAFGGDFGADSFGGDFADAGVTGAFDAGGSFGGGFDAPEPAIESAPGSGMTANLDLIMDIPIDVQIVLGTSRMQVSGLMGLAEGATIALDRKIGEPVEIMVNGRVIGRGEITVLEGDVTRFGVKLIEIKGSKSA